The DNA sequence TCCCTGCTCAAGGCCCGTCCCGTCCATGTCGTAGACTTCCTCCGGACCCTGGCCTCGCAGGGCATAAAGCCCCGCTCCTACGCCCGGACCCTCTCGGCCCTTCGCGGCTTCTACCGCCGCCTCGTCACCGAAGGCCGCCTCGACTCCTCGCCCTGTGAGCTCGTCGACATGCCGCGCATAAGGCCCGGTCTTCCCGCCGTCCTCACCCTCGCGGAGACCGAGCGCCTCATCGAGGCCGAAGGGACCGGCGCGCTCGACCGGCGCGACCGCGCCATGGTCGAGCTCCTCTACGCCACGGGCCTGCGCGTCTCCGAGCTCGTCTCACTTCGGCTGAACGACCTCGACCTCCAGAACGGCCTTGTCCGCACCATCGGCAAGGGCGGCCGCGAGCGCCTCGTCCCCATCGGCCAGCAGGCCATGGCCGCCGTCACCACTTATATCAAGGGCCCCCGCCGGGAGCTTCTGCGGGGAGGGGAGAGTCCCTACCTCTTCGTCACCGGGCGGGCCGCTCCCATGACGCGCCAGAACTTCTGGCAGCGCCTCAAGCGCCGCGCCCTCCATTGC is a window from the Deltaproteobacteria bacterium genome containing:
- the xerD gene encoding site-specific tyrosine recombinase XerD is translated as MVKRQAPSPADRALVEEFIEELVAGRGLSLNTAAAYRRDLVAFASHLTASGLSLLKARPVHVVDFLRTLASQGIKPRSYARTLSALRGFYRRLVTEGRLDSSPCELVDMPRIRPGLPAVLTLAETERLIEAEGTGALDRRDRAMVELLYATGLRVSELVSLRLNDLDLQNGLVRTIGKGGRERLVPIGQQAMAAVTTYIKGPRRELLRGGESPYLFVTGRAAPMTRQNFWQRLKRRALHCGIDVAKVKPHALRHSIATHMLSRGADLRMVQTLLGHSDISTTQIYTHVETSRLKSIHGRHHPRSYFLFLKKRR